A genomic segment from Salvelinus alpinus chromosome 8, SLU_Salpinus.1, whole genome shotgun sequence encodes:
- the LOC139583139 gene encoding putative nuclease HARBI1 produces the protein MKAQNCVFLSALTMACPFVRDVVDEEALVLRRAFRRERVFRDRLDPLAFPDDHLYERYRFSADGIRYLCRLLGPRIKHRTARSHALSVEQMVCVALRFFASGAFLYSVGDAEQLNKATICRTIRSVCLAIKALADVFISFPGHRRLCDIKEEFYRIAGFPNVIGAVDCTHIRIKAPSGAHEADFVNRKSFHSINVQMVCNADCVISNVVAKWPGSVHDSRIFRASEIYQCLSQGEFSGVLLGDRGYGCQPFLLTPFTDPQEAQQAYNHAHARTRARVEMTFGLLKPRFHCLHKLRVSPVRACDITVACAVLHNVACLRKERAPRVPPAMDWDNPAIFPDDDSGRLLRDQYVLNYFS, from the exons atgaaggcccaaaattgtgtgttcctttctgctctgacaatggcatgcccattcgtgcgagatgtggtggatgaagaagcacttgtgctgaggagagccttcaggcgagaaagggtcttcagggaccggttggacccactggccttccctgatgaccatctatatgaaagatacaggttttctgcagatggcatcaggtatctatgcagactactgggtcccaggattaagcaccgcactgcacggagccatgcactgagtgtggagcaaatggtttgtgtggccttgcgcttttttgctagtggagccttcctgtactcagtgggggatgcagaacagctgaacaaggccacaatttgccgcacaataaggagtgtgtgtctggctatcaaagcattagcagatgtcttcatctccttccctggccacagaagactctgtgacatcaaagaggagttctataggattgcag gtttccccaatgtcattggtgcagtggactgcacacacataaggataaaagccccctcaggtgcccacgaggccgattttgtgaataggaaatcctttcacagcattaatgttcag atggtctgcaatgctgactgtgtgatcagcaatgttgtggcaaaatggcctggctcagtccatgactccagaatctttcgggcctctgaaatctatcagtgcctatcacaag gtgaattctctggtgtgttgctgggagacagggggtatggctgccagccttttctcctgacacctttcacagacccccaggaagcacagcaggcctacaaccatgcccatgccaggaccagggccagagttgaaatgacctttggcctcctgaagccacgctttcactgccttcacaaattaagggtcagccctgttagggcatgtgatattactgtggcttgtgctgtcctccacaatgtggcctgcctgaggaaggagagggcccccagagtgccaccagccatggactgggacaatccggcaatcttccctgatgacgacagtggtcggctgctgagggaccaatatgtgttgaattattttagttag